The Delphinus delphis chromosome 2, mDelDel1.2, whole genome shotgun sequence genome contains a region encoding:
- the ANKRD9 gene encoding ankyrin repeat domain-containing protein 9 produces MPWDTRRPGGGANGGPEGAGAARSRAQKQCRKSSFAFYQAVRDLLPVWLLEDMRASEAFHWDERGRAAAYSPSEALLYALVHDHQAYAHYLLATFPRCALAPPSAGFRCCAAPGPHVALAVRYNRVGILRRILRTVRDFPAEERARLLDRRGCSRVEGGGTSLHVACELARPECLFLLLGHGASPGLRDGGGLTPLELLLRQLGRDAGAAPAVGAPAPGEPRQRRLLLLDLLALYTPADAAGPARRELLGDRPRWQRLLGEDKFQWLAGLAPPSLFARAMQVLVTAISPGRFPEALDELPLPPFLQPLDLTGKG; encoded by the coding sequence ATGCCGTGGGACACGCGGCGGCCTGGGGGCGGCGCGAACGGCGGGCCCGAGGGCGCGGGCGCAGCGCGCTCGCGGGCGCAGAAGCAGTGTCGCAAGTCGTCGTTCGCTTTCTACCAGGCCGTTCGCGACCTGCTGCCCGTGTGGCTGCTGGAGGACATGCGCGCTAGCGAGGCCTTCCACTGGGACGAGCGCGGGCGCGCCGCCGCCTACTCGCCGTCGGAGGCGCTGCTCTACGCCCTCGTGCACGACCACCAGGCGTATGCGCACTACCTGCTGGCCACGTTCCCGCGGTGCGCGCTCGCGCCGCCCAGCGCCGGCTTCCGCTGCTGCGCGGCGCCCGGGCCGCACGTGGCGCTGGCCGTGCGCTACAACCGTGTGGGCATCCTGCGCCGCATTCTGCGCACCGTGCGCGACTTCCCGGCCGAGGAGCGCGCGCGCCTGCTCGACCGGCGAGGCTGTAGCCGCGTGGAGGGCGGCGGCACGTCGCTGCACGTGGCCTGCGAGCTGGCGCGCCCCGAGTGCCTCTTCCTGCTGCTCGGCCACGGCGCCTCGCCCGGCCTGCGCGACGGCGGCGGCCTCACGCCGCTCGAGCTGCTGCTGCGTCAGCTGGGCCGTGATGCCGGGGCCGCCCCCGCTGTCGGGGCGCCAGCGCCCGGGGAGCCGCGCCAGCGCCGCCTGCTGCTGCTTGACTTACTGGCGCTGTACACGCCGGCGGACGCAGCCGGCCCGGCCCGCCGCGAGCTGCTGGGCGACCGGCCGCGCTGGCAGCGGCTGCTGGGCGAGGACAAGTTCCAGTGGCTGGCGGGCCTGGCGCCACCCTCGCTCTTCGCGCGCGCCATGCAGGTGCTGGTCACCGCCATCTCGCCCGGCCGCTTCCCCGAGGCCCTGGACGAGCTGCCGCTGCCGCCCTTCCTACAGCCACTGGACCTCACGGGCAAGGGCTAG